The proteins below come from a single Psychrobacter sp. PL19 genomic window:
- a CDS encoding (2Fe-2S)-binding protein, whose amino-acid sequence MYVCICNNVKEKQIQAAIASGIDTLDGLKDTLDVATCCGCCEPMVNDYLDEHHAKLDVLAYAV is encoded by the coding sequence ATGTACGTATGCATCTGTAATAACGTGAAAGAAAAGCAAATTCAGGCAGCCATTGCCTCAGGTATCGATACCCTTGATGGGTTAAAAGACACGCTTGACGTTGCCACTTGCTGCGGCTGCTGTGAGCCCATGGTTAATGATTACCTGGATGAACATCATGCCAAACTTGATGTCCTAGCTTATGCCGTCTAG